In the Burkholderia cenocepacia genome, one interval contains:
- the pip gene encoding prolyl aminopeptidase, with protein MYPPIEPYAHGHLDTGDGHRIYWERCGNPAGKPAVFLHGGPGAGCGPDHRRLFDPERYDILLFDQRGCGRSMPHASLENNTTWDLVADIERLREMVGAEQWLVFGGSWGSALAIAYAETHPERVSALIVRGIFTMRRAELLWYYQEGASWLFPDHWEDFLAPIPEAERGDLMAAYHRRLTGDDEAAKLEAARAWSIWEGRTITLLPDPALAAHFADGHYALAFARIENHYFVNKGFVEEGQLLRDAHRLAGIPGVIVQGRYDIATPARTAWELSKAWPEATFEIVPGAGHAYNEPGILEALIAATDRFAA; from the coding sequence GTGTACCCACCGATCGAACCTTACGCCCACGGCCACCTCGACACCGGCGACGGCCACCGCATCTACTGGGAGCGCTGCGGCAACCCGGCCGGCAAGCCCGCCGTGTTCCTGCACGGCGGCCCCGGCGCCGGCTGCGGCCCCGACCATCGCCGCCTGTTCGATCCCGAGCGCTACGACATCCTGCTGTTCGACCAGCGCGGCTGCGGGCGCTCGATGCCGCACGCGAGCCTCGAGAACAACACGACATGGGATCTGGTCGCCGATATCGAACGCCTGCGCGAGATGGTCGGCGCCGAGCAATGGCTGGTGTTCGGCGGCTCGTGGGGCAGCGCGCTGGCGATCGCGTACGCCGAGACGCACCCCGAACGCGTGAGCGCGCTGATCGTGCGCGGCATCTTCACGATGCGTCGCGCGGAATTGCTGTGGTACTACCAGGAAGGCGCGTCGTGGCTGTTCCCCGATCACTGGGAAGACTTCCTTGCACCGATTCCGGAAGCCGAGCGCGGCGACCTGATGGCCGCCTACCATCGTCGGCTGACCGGCGACGACGAAGCCGCGAAGCTCGAAGCCGCGCGCGCGTGGAGCATCTGGGAAGGCCGCACGATCACGCTGCTGCCCGACCCCGCGCTCGCCGCGCACTTCGCGGACGGCCATTACGCACTCGCGTTCGCGCGGATCGAAAACCATTACTTCGTGAACAAGGGCTTCGTCGAGGAAGGCCAGTTGCTGCGCGACGCGCATCGGCTCGCCGGCATTCCGGGCGTGATCGTGCAGGGCCGCTACGACATCGCGACACCTGCACGCACGGCGTGGGAGCTATCGAAGGCGTGGCCGGAGGCGACGTTCGAAATCGTGCCCGGTGCCGGACACGCGTACAACGAACCGGGAATTCTCGAAGCGCTGATCGCGGCGACGGACCGGTTCGCCGCCTGA
- a CDS encoding transglutaminase N-terminal domain-containing protein has protein sequence MVTTKGAPKTPAGAGSARQAPASAPVPAPAQAQSQGQAATNAPAAVAPGRLLRVTHDTEYRYAARVESAQHQARLQPLATPRQQVLSFSLDIEPAPESVCTELDAFGNARASFALNLPHDTLLVRSRSTVRVTPPAWSLGARGEPPPAIANPDAAQATAWEAVRDRLRFRAGQPYDPASEFLFASPHVACDPELAAYAAASFTPQRPLVQAAWDLMRRVHADFAYTPNSTDITTSALDALRLRKGVCQDFAHVMIGALRSLGLAARYVSGYLLTQPPPGQPRLIGADASHAWVEVYDPAWPEDGGWLQLDPTNDRAPGDDYVMLSIGRDYADVTPLRGVIRGGGADQELKVGVTVEPLDAA, from the coding sequence ATGGTGACGACGAAAGGCGCGCCGAAAACGCCGGCCGGTGCCGGAAGCGCACGGCAGGCGCCGGCCTCGGCTCCCGTTCCGGCTCCAGCCCAGGCCCAGAGCCAAGGCCAGGCCGCAACGAACGCACCGGCCGCCGTCGCACCGGGCCGGTTGCTGCGCGTCACGCACGACACCGAATACCGTTACGCGGCACGCGTCGAATCGGCGCAGCACCAGGCACGCCTGCAACCGCTCGCGACGCCGCGCCAGCAGGTGCTGTCGTTCTCGCTCGACATCGAGCCCGCACCGGAATCGGTCTGCACCGAACTCGACGCGTTCGGCAATGCACGTGCGTCGTTCGCGCTGAACCTGCCGCACGACACGCTGCTGGTACGCAGCCGCAGCACCGTGCGCGTGACGCCGCCCGCGTGGTCGCTCGGTGCCCGCGGCGAGCCGCCGCCCGCGATCGCGAACCCGGACGCCGCGCAGGCCACCGCGTGGGAGGCCGTGCGCGACCGCTTGCGGTTCCGCGCGGGGCAGCCTTACGACCCGGCGAGCGAATTCTTGTTCGCATCGCCGCACGTGGCGTGCGACCCCGAACTCGCTGCGTACGCGGCCGCGAGCTTCACGCCGCAACGGCCGCTGGTGCAGGCGGCGTGGGATTTGATGCGGCGCGTGCATGCCGATTTCGCGTACACGCCGAACAGCACCGACATCACGACGTCGGCGCTCGACGCACTGCGGCTGCGCAAGGGCGTCTGCCAGGATTTCGCGCACGTGATGATCGGTGCGCTGCGCTCGCTCGGGCTGGCCGCGCGCTACGTCAGCGGCTACCTGCTGACGCAGCCGCCACCCGGCCAGCCGCGGTTGATCGGCGCCGATGCGTCGCATGCGTGGGTCGAGGTGTACGACCCGGCGTGGCCCGAGGATGGCGGCTGGCTGCAACTCGATCCGACCAACGATCGTGCGCCGGGCGACGACTACGTGATGCTGTCGATCGGGCGCGACTACGCGGACGTGACGCCGCTGCGCGGCGTGATCCGCGGCGGCGGCGCGGATCAGGAGCTGAAGGTCGGCGTGACGGTCGAGCCGCTCGATGCGGCTTGA
- a CDS encoding circularly permuted type 2 ATP-grasp protein, whose translation MPTLFDTGAQPDAAELAAALAAPAAAGRYDELRGSAAGLNAPALAPAWRSFFTSIGSDGVADLDRRADALHRRMRENGLFYQLHEQRAGDGAVGPWSLDLLPLIVTPDDWVAIERGVLQRVRLLNATLADLYGPQTILERGLLPPALVTGHPGYLRAMRGAHVPGDTWLHVVAFDLARGPDGQWRIVAQHTQGAAGLGYLLENRLIVSRLFPRGFRGLRVQRLASAYRALLQSMQSLSPAAKNSRIVLLTPGPHSATYFEHAYLARYLGLTLVEGGDLTARDNRVFLKTLSGLEPVHGILRRVDDAWLDPLELRPDSMLGVPGLLQAVRAGNVLLANAPGSGFLESPAMLGFMPRLAEGLLGETLTLPAVHSWWCGEAAACDDALPRLARSIVKASYPPDVQENGAFEPVIGARLTQAQLAEWRARILARPEHYTVQADLPLSQAPTWPRPDAPDGNDSARIVPKPLLLRVFALADGAQRWRLLPGGLSRVGTRDTLFNAPMPHGGSTVDTWVMTEGIVDSTTLLQTHLGPDDLVERPRAIASRAAENLFWLGRYTERATNLMRLARAALERLRGEDDVDSPAHLELIDTLCRDTGLIAADAPNAVDAPRAFQHELATSLTRGADRTSGIASCLFGMRGAAAAIRERLSSDQWRLIDDATQLFADSAGQPEAEEQIGNEALQLLERLGLLLGAITGAQTDNMTRDDGWRLLSIGRQIDRLDFLCSVLKFAFDEGAVHRQDGFELVLELFDSTITFRSRFQRGFDVAPLLSLVVLDTDNPRSLGWVVQALRGRLTKVERSEGYALSELAETVPDIPAWSLHELCETTEGGRHDKLLAALDTTVKAVWELSNRIGERYFSHVREAGRTLW comes from the coding sequence ATGCCCACGCTTTTCGATACCGGCGCGCAGCCGGACGCCGCCGAACTGGCCGCCGCGCTCGCGGCGCCGGCCGCTGCCGGCCGCTACGACGAACTGCGCGGCAGCGCGGCCGGCCTGAACGCGCCCGCGCTTGCGCCCGCGTGGCGCAGCTTCTTCACGTCGATCGGCAGCGACGGCGTGGCCGACCTCGATCGCCGCGCCGACGCGCTGCACCGGCGCATGCGCGAGAACGGCCTGTTCTACCAGTTGCACGAGCAGCGCGCCGGCGACGGCGCGGTCGGCCCGTGGTCGCTCGACCTGCTGCCGCTGATCGTCACGCCCGACGACTGGGTCGCGATCGAGCGCGGCGTGCTGCAGCGCGTGCGGCTGCTCAATGCGACGCTGGCCGACCTGTACGGGCCGCAGACGATCCTGGAGCGCGGGCTGCTGCCGCCCGCGCTCGTCACTGGCCACCCCGGCTACCTGCGTGCGATGCGCGGCGCACACGTGCCGGGCGATACGTGGCTGCACGTCGTCGCGTTCGATCTCGCGCGCGGCCCGGACGGCCAGTGGCGGATCGTCGCGCAACACACGCAGGGCGCGGCCGGGCTCGGCTACCTGCTCGAGAACCGGCTGATCGTGTCGCGGCTCTTTCCGCGCGGCTTCCGCGGACTGCGCGTGCAGCGTCTCGCCTCCGCGTACCGCGCGCTGCTGCAAAGCATGCAGTCGCTGAGCCCCGCCGCGAAGAATTCGCGGATCGTGCTGCTGACGCCGGGGCCGCACAGCGCGACCTATTTCGAGCATGCGTATCTCGCACGCTATCTCGGCCTCACGCTCGTCGAAGGCGGCGACCTGACCGCGCGCGACAACCGCGTATTCCTGAAGACGCTGAGCGGGCTCGAACCGGTGCATGGCATCCTGCGGCGCGTCGACGACGCGTGGCTCGATCCGCTCGAACTGCGGCCCGATTCGATGCTCGGCGTACCGGGGCTGTTGCAGGCCGTGCGCGCGGGTAACGTGCTGCTCGCGAATGCGCCGGGCTCGGGCTTCCTCGAATCGCCGGCGATGCTCGGCTTCATGCCGCGTCTCGCGGAAGGCCTGCTCGGCGAAACGCTGACGTTGCCGGCCGTGCATTCGTGGTGGTGCGGCGAGGCGGCCGCGTGCGACGACGCGCTGCCGCGGCTCGCGCGCAGCATCGTCAAGGCATCCTATCCGCCCGACGTGCAGGAGAACGGCGCATTCGAACCGGTGATCGGCGCACGGCTCACGCAGGCGCAACTGGCGGAATGGCGCGCGCGGATTCTCGCGCGGCCCGAACATTACACGGTGCAGGCGGATCTGCCGCTGTCGCAGGCGCCGACCTGGCCGCGGCCCGATGCGCCCGACGGCAACGACAGCGCGCGGATCGTGCCGAAGCCGCTGCTGCTGCGCGTGTTCGCGCTCGCCGACGGCGCGCAGCGCTGGCGGCTGTTGCCGGGCGGGCTGTCGCGGGTCGGCACGCGCGACACGCTGTTCAATGCGCCGATGCCGCATGGCGGCAGTACCGTCGATACGTGGGTGATGACCGAGGGCATCGTCGATTCGACGACGCTGCTGCAGACGCACCTCGGCCCCGACGATCTCGTCGAGCGGCCGCGCGCGATCGCGAGCCGCGCGGCCGAGAACCTGTTCTGGCTCGGCCGCTACACCGAGCGCGCGACCAACCTGATGCGCCTGGCGCGTGCCGCGCTCGAACGGCTGCGCGGCGAGGACGACGTCGACAGCCCCGCGCATCTGGAGCTGATCGACACGCTGTGCCGCGACACCGGGCTGATCGCGGCCGACGCGCCGAACGCCGTCGATGCGCCGCGCGCGTTCCAGCATGAGCTGGCGACGTCGCTGACGCGCGGTGCCGACCGCACGTCGGGGATCGCGTCGTGCCTGTTCGGCATGCGCGGCGCGGCGGCCGCGATCCGCGAGCGGCTGTCGAGCGATCAGTGGCGGCTGATCGACGACGCGACGCAACTGTTCGCGGACAGCGCAGGGCAGCCGGAGGCGGAGGAGCAGATCGGCAACGAGGCTCTGCAGCTGCTGGAACGTCTCGGCCTGCTGCTCGGCGCGATCACCGGCGCGCAGACCGACAACATGACGCGCGACGACGGCTGGCGCCTGCTGTCGATCGGCCGGCAGATCGACCGGCTCGACTTCCTGTGCAGCGTGCTGAAGTTCGCGTTCGACGAAGGCGCCGTGCATCGGCAGGACGGCTTCGAACTCGTGCTGGAACTGTTCGACAGCACGATCACGTTCCGCTCGCGCTTCCAGCGCGGCTTCGACGTCGCGCCGCTGCTGTCGCTCGTCGTGCTCGATACCGACAACCCGCGTTCGCTCGGCTGGGTCGTGCAGGCGCTGCGCGGCCGGCTGACCAAAGTGGAGCGCAGCGAAGGCTATGCGCTGTCCGAACTGGCCGAGACGGTGCCGGACATCCCCGCGTGGTCGCTGCACGAGCTGTGCGAGACCACCGAAGGCGGTCGGCACGACAAGCTGCTGGCCGCGCTCGACACGACGGTGAAGGCGGTCTGGGAGCTGTCGAACCGGATCGGCGAGCGCTATTTCAGCCACGTGCGCGAGGCGGGCAGGACGCTATGGTGA
- a CDS encoding DUF2126 domain-containing protein, with protein MSIHVALHHTTRYRYDRLVNLGPQVVRLRPAPHCRTPILAYSMTVEPAQHFINWQQDPFSNYLARLVFPERTEHFEITIDLVAEMSVYNPFDFFLEASAEQYPFSYDDALKTELAPYLACDPQTSAAPLFRAYLDGVDRTPAGTTNFLVALNQQLQRDIGYLVRMEPGVQTPAQTLELASGSCRDSAWLLVQLCRHLGIAARFVSGYLIQLTPDVKSLDGPSGTSVDFTDLHAWCEVYLPGAGWIGFDPTSGLLAGEGHIPLACTPQPTSAAPVEGLIDECEVSFEHEMSVTRVYESPRVTKPYTESQWDAVLALGTQVDGALAAGDVRLTQGGEPTFVSIDDRDGAEWNTDALGPTKRGYATELVQRLRAEYGEGGFLHFGQGKWYPGEQLPRWALSIFWRADGQPVWRDPSLFADEREPSAYTTGDAKRFIDALAARLNLTGEFIQPGYEDVWYYLWRERRLPVNVDPFDARLDDELERARLRKVFEQQLDSVVGYVLPVKRTDDTPGLDGPRWQTGPWFFRDERMYLVPGDSPMGYRLPLDSLPWAARADHPYLVERDPFAPRDALPDAAAMRARYAGPADAPRYLAGVHREASAQTVMQWRDDGTATRGRPGAADPHRRPERFESAAWITRTALCVEVRNGILYLFMPPLAALEDYLELLGAIELTAQALGVKLVLEGYPPPRDARLKLLQVTPDPGVIEVNIHPAASFDELVDHTEFLYDAAWQSRLCSEKFMVDGRHVGTGGGNHFVLGGATPADSPFLRRPDLLASLIAYWHNHPSLSYLFSGLFIGPTSQAPRVDEARNDQLYELDIAFAEIQRNKLLFGQDMPPWLVDRVLRNLLIDVTGNTHRSEFCIDKLYSPDSSTGRLGLLELRAFEMPPHARMSIVQQLLLRALVARFWAAPYTTPLTRWGTALHDRFMLPEFLQMDFDDVLAELRDAGFAFDPAWFAPHFEFRFPLFGQIAVNGMELSLRGALEPWHVMGEEGAAGGTVRYVDSSVERLEVRVTGLNDNRHVVTVNGRALPLQPTGTVGEYVAGVRYKAWSPPSALHPTIGVHAPLTFDIVDTWLQRSLGGCRYHVAHPGGRNYATFPVNAYEAESRRLARFVEIGHTPGRMDVAAASPSREFPFTLDLRRP; from the coding sequence ATGTCCATCCACGTCGCGCTGCATCACACCACCCGCTATCGCTACGACCGGCTCGTCAACCTCGGCCCGCAGGTCGTGCGGCTGCGGCCCGCGCCGCATTGCCGGACGCCGATCCTCGCGTATTCGATGACGGTCGAGCCCGCGCAGCACTTCATCAACTGGCAGCAGGACCCGTTCTCGAACTATCTCGCGCGGCTCGTGTTTCCGGAGCGCACCGAGCACTTCGAGATCACGATCGATCTCGTCGCCGAGATGTCGGTGTACAACCCGTTCGACTTCTTCCTCGAAGCGAGCGCGGAGCAATACCCGTTCAGCTATGACGACGCGCTGAAGACCGAGCTCGCGCCGTATCTCGCATGCGACCCGCAGACGAGCGCCGCGCCGCTGTTTCGCGCGTATCTCGACGGCGTGGACCGCACGCCGGCGGGCACCACGAACTTCCTCGTCGCGTTGAACCAGCAGCTCCAGCGCGACATCGGCTATCTCGTGCGGATGGAGCCCGGCGTGCAGACGCCCGCGCAGACGCTCGAGCTTGCGTCCGGCTCGTGCCGCGACAGCGCGTGGCTGCTGGTGCAGCTGTGCCGCCATCTCGGCATCGCTGCGCGCTTCGTGTCGGGTTACCTGATCCAGCTCACGCCCGACGTCAAATCGCTCGACGGCCCGAGCGGCACGTCGGTCGATTTCACCGACCTGCACGCGTGGTGCGAGGTCTACCTGCCGGGCGCCGGCTGGATCGGCTTCGACCCGACGTCCGGCCTGCTCGCCGGCGAAGGGCATATTCCGCTTGCGTGCACGCCGCAGCCGACCAGCGCCGCGCCGGTCGAGGGGCTGATCGACGAGTGCGAGGTGTCGTTCGAGCACGAGATGAGCGTGACGCGCGTGTACGAATCGCCGCGCGTGACGAAGCCATATACGGAATCGCAGTGGGACGCCGTGCTGGCGCTCGGCACGCAGGTCGACGGCGCGCTGGCCGCCGGCGACGTGCGGCTCACGCAGGGCGGCGAGCCGACCTTCGTGTCGATCGACGATCGCGACGGCGCCGAGTGGAACACCGATGCGCTCGGCCCGACCAAGCGCGGCTATGCGACCGAACTCGTGCAGCGGCTGCGCGCCGAATACGGCGAAGGCGGCTTCCTGCATTTCGGGCAGGGCAAGTGGTACCCGGGCGAGCAACTGCCGCGTTGGGCGCTGTCGATCTTCTGGCGCGCGGACGGCCAGCCGGTGTGGCGTGATCCGTCGCTGTTCGCCGACGAGCGCGAGCCGTCCGCGTACACGACCGGCGACGCGAAGCGCTTCATCGATGCGCTCGCCGCGCGGCTGAACCTGACCGGCGAATTCATCCAGCCCGGCTACGAGGATGTCTGGTACTACCTGTGGCGCGAGCGCCGGCTGCCCGTCAACGTCGATCCGTTCGACGCGCGCCTCGACGACGAGCTCGAACGCGCGCGGCTGCGCAAGGTGTTCGAGCAGCAGCTCGACAGCGTGGTCGGCTACGTGCTGCCGGTCAAGCGCACGGACGACACGCCCGGCCTCGACGGGCCGCGCTGGCAGACGGGCCCGTGGTTCTTCCGCGACGAGCGGATGTACCTCGTGCCCGGCGATTCGCCGATGGGCTATCGGCTGCCGCTCGATTCGCTGCCGTGGGCGGCCCGCGCCGACCATCCGTATCTCGTCGAGCGCGATCCGTTCGCGCCGCGCGACGCGTTGCCGGACGCCGCCGCCATGCGCGCCCGCTACGCGGGCCCGGCCGACGCGCCGCGCTATCTGGCCGGCGTGCATCGCGAAGCATCCGCGCAGACGGTGATGCAGTGGCGCGACGATGGCACCGCCACGCGCGGCCGACCGGGCGCCGCGGACCCGCATCGCCGCCCCGAGCGCTTCGAATCGGCCGCGTGGATCACGCGCACCGCGCTGTGCGTCGAAGTGCGCAACGGCATCCTGTACCTGTTCATGCCGCCGCTTGCCGCGCTCGAGGATTATCTGGAACTGCTCGGCGCGATCGAGCTGACCGCGCAGGCGCTCGGCGTGAAGCTCGTGCTCGAAGGCTATCCGCCGCCGCGCGACGCACGGCTGAAGCTGCTGCAGGTGACGCCCGATCCTGGCGTGATCGAGGTGAACATCCATCCGGCCGCGAGCTTCGACGAACTCGTCGACCATACCGAATTCCTGTACGACGCCGCGTGGCAGTCGCGGCTGTGCAGCGAGAAGTTCATGGTCGACGGACGGCACGTGGGCACGGGCGGCGGCAACCACTTCGTGCTCGGCGGCGCGACACCGGCCGACAGCCCGTTCCTGCGCCGCCCCGATCTGCTCGCGAGCCTGATCGCGTACTGGCACAACCATCCGTCGCTGTCGTACCTGTTCTCGGGGCTGTTCATCGGGCCGACGAGCCAGGCGCCGCGTGTCGACGAGGCCCGCAACGACCAGCTCTACGAGCTCGACATCGCGTTCGCGGAGATCCAGCGCAACAAGCTGCTGTTCGGGCAGGACATGCCGCCGTGGCTCGTCGACCGCGTGCTGCGCAACCTGCTGATCGACGTGACGGGCAATACGCACCGCAGCGAGTTCTGCATCGACAAGCTGTATTCGCCCGATTCGTCCACCGGCCGGCTCGGCCTGCTCGAACTGCGCGCGTTCGAGATGCCGCCGCATGCGCGGATGAGCATCGTGCAGCAACTGCTGCTGCGCGCGCTGGTCGCGCGCTTCTGGGCCGCGCCGTACACGACGCCGCTCACGCGCTGGGGCACCGCGCTGCACGACCGGTTCATGCTGCCGGAATTTCTTCAGATGGATTTCGACGACGTGCTGGCCGAGCTGCGCGACGCCGGTTTCGCGTTCGATCCGGCGTGGTTCGCGCCGCACTTCGAATTCCGTTTCCCGCTGTTCGGGCAGATCGCGGTGAACGGGATGGAACTGTCGCTGCGCGGCGCGCTGGAACCGTGGCACGTGATGGGCGAGGAGGGCGCGGCCGGCGGCACGGTACGCTACGTCGATTCGTCGGTCGAACGGCTCGAAGTGCGCGTGACGGGGCTGAACGACAACCGGCACGTCGTGACCGTCAACGGCCGCGCGCTGCCGCTGCAACCGACCGGCACCGTCGGCGAATACGTCGCGGGCGTGCGCTACAAGGCGTGGTCGCCGCCGTCGGCGCTGCATCCGACCATCGGCGTGCACGCGCCGCTCACGTTCGACATCGTCGATACGTGGCTGCAGCGCTCGCTCGGCGGCTGCAGGTATCACGTCGCGCATCCGGGCGGGCGCAACTACGCGACGTTCCCGGTCAATGCGTACGAGGCCGAGAGCCGCCGGCTCGCGCGCTTCGTCGAGATCGGGCACACGCCGGGCCGGATGGACGTCGCGGCTGCCTCACCGAGCCGCGAATTCCCGTTCACGCTCGACTTGCGGCGGCCGTGA
- a CDS encoding acyltransferase family protein, whose amino-acid sequence MNHRVTQLTGLRAVAVAMVVAGHAEHVLPGGYTGWYAPLRLIADGRLGVLIFFVLSGFLITNVLRAEFARTGGIALTSFYVRRALRIWPACYVYLAAVAIMAFAGGFDVDRRQWLYAALHLWNYSAWFGLTGDNALHPDGAWYLGHFWSLALEEQFYWFWPLLFVFGIRRAGTRWLAALILTVPLVRAITYFVAPTLRGQLGMMLHTGVDPILIGCYASLNRERLEAWIGSWRGEARIVTALVFVVLLGMPLAEHRLGGFWNATYGVTLEAALIAIVIVVLNFRGEFWCARWLRAGPVVFVGTISFSLYLWQQPFANPGLPVPHGFPLGIVWALMAATASYFVVEKPFLRLKDRYTAREARRVRDDALRMPAPTEAIGPKVVE is encoded by the coding sequence ATGAACCATCGCGTCACGCAGTTGACCGGGTTGCGCGCCGTCGCGGTCGCGATGGTCGTTGCCGGTCATGCCGAGCATGTGCTGCCCGGCGGCTATACGGGCTGGTATGCGCCGTTGCGGCTGATCGCCGACGGCCGGCTCGGCGTGCTGATCTTCTTCGTGCTGAGCGGTTTCCTGATCACCAACGTGCTGCGCGCCGAGTTCGCGCGCACGGGCGGTATCGCGTTGACGTCGTTCTACGTGCGCCGCGCACTGCGGATCTGGCCGGCTTGCTACGTGTATCTCGCGGCCGTCGCGATCATGGCGTTCGCCGGCGGGTTCGACGTCGATCGCCGGCAGTGGCTCTATGCGGCGCTGCATCTCTGGAATTACTCGGCATGGTTCGGGCTGACTGGCGACAACGCGCTGCATCCGGACGGCGCGTGGTACCTCGGCCATTTCTGGTCGCTCGCGCTCGAGGAGCAGTTCTACTGGTTCTGGCCGCTGCTGTTCGTGTTCGGCATCCGGCGCGCCGGCACGCGCTGGCTGGCCGCGTTGATCCTGACCGTGCCGCTGGTGCGCGCCATCACGTATTTCGTTGCGCCGACGCTGCGCGGCCAGCTCGGGATGATGCTGCACACGGGTGTCGATCCGATCCTGATCGGCTGCTATGCGTCGCTCAACCGCGAACGGCTCGAAGCGTGGATCGGTTCGTGGCGCGGCGAGGCGCGCATCGTGACGGCGCTCGTCTTCGTCGTGCTGCTCGGCATGCCGCTCGCCGAACACCGGCTCGGCGGCTTCTGGAATGCGACGTACGGCGTGACGCTTGAAGCCGCGCTGATCGCGATCGTGATCGTCGTGCTGAATTTTCGCGGCGAGTTCTGGTGCGCGCGCTGGCTGCGCGCCGGGCCGGTGGTGTTCGTCGGCACGATTTCGTTCAGTCTCTATCTGTGGCAGCAGCCTTTTGCGAACCCGGGCCTGCCCGTGCCGCATGGGTTTCCGCTCGGCATCGTGTGGGCGCTGATGGCCGCGACCGCCAGCTATTTCGTCGTCGAGAAACCGTTCCTGCGGCTGAAGGATCGCTATACGGCGCGCGAGGCGCGACGCGTGCGGGACGACGCGTTGCGGATGCCGGCGCCGACCGAGGCGATCGGGCCGAAGGTGGTGGAGTAG